One genomic segment of Humidesulfovibrio mexicanus includes these proteins:
- the ruvB gene encoding Holliday junction branch migration DNA helicase RuvB has protein sequence MSAPTEDAAKRPQADDSIRPQRLADFIGQGDVRSNLGVFIQAARERGKALDHTLFSGNPGLGKTTLAQIMASELGVNMVSTSGPVLERVGDLAAILTNLSRHDILFIDEIHRMPATVEEILYPAMEDYKIDLIIGQGPGARTVKIDLEPFTLVGATTRIGLLTSPLRDRFGCVFRLEFYSPEELSRIVLRAAGILGVTVTEEGAWAIGRRSRGTPRIAGRLLRRIRDYAVVQGSGVVDKRLAEESLDKLDVDPHGLDQMDRKILSLIVNQFGGGPVGVKTIAVACSEESRTIEDIYEPFLIQCGFIKRTPRGRVATAKAYQHLKMRLDAGDGSL, from the coding sequence GTGAGCGCACCCACGGAGGACGCGGCCAAGCGGCCCCAGGCGGACGACAGCATCCGCCCGCAGCGCCTGGCCGACTTCATCGGCCAGGGCGACGTGCGTTCGAACCTGGGCGTGTTCATCCAGGCGGCGCGGGAACGTGGCAAGGCCCTGGACCATACGCTGTTTTCCGGCAACCCCGGCTTGGGCAAGACCACCCTCGCGCAGATCATGGCCAGTGAACTGGGCGTGAACATGGTCTCCACCAGCGGCCCAGTGCTGGAGCGCGTGGGCGACCTGGCCGCCATCCTGACCAACCTCTCCCGCCACGACATCCTGTTCATCGATGAGATCCACCGTATGCCCGCCACGGTTGAGGAAATTTTGTATCCCGCCATGGAGGACTACAAGATCGACCTCATCATCGGCCAGGGGCCGGGCGCGCGAACGGTCAAAATTGATTTGGAGCCCTTCACCCTGGTGGGCGCCACCACGCGCATCGGCCTCTTGACTTCGCCACTGCGCGACCGTTTCGGCTGCGTGTTCCGTTTGGAGTTCTACTCGCCGGAGGAGCTTTCGCGCATTGTGCTGCGTGCTGCCGGCATCCTGGGCGTCACCGTGACGGAAGAGGGGGCCTGGGCCATTGGCCGCAGGTCGCGCGGCACCCCGCGCATCGCCGGGCGTCTTTTGCGGCGCATCCGCGACTACGCCGTGGTGCAGGGCAGCGGCGTTGTGGACAAGCGCTTGGCCGAGGAGTCGCTGGACAAGCTGGACGTGGACCCGCATGGCCTGGACCAGATGGACCGCAAGATCCTGTCGCTCATCGTCAACCAGTTCGGCGGCGGACCGGTGGGCGTCAAGACCATCGCCGTGGCCTGCTCAGAAGAATCGCGCACCATTGAGGATATTTACGAACCGTTTCTCATCCAGTGCGGCTTCATCAAACGCACGCCGCGCGGACGGGTGGCCACGGCCAAGGCCTACCAGCATCTCAAAATGCGGCTTGACGCCGGCGACGGTTCCCTGTAG
- the ruvA gene encoding Holliday junction branch migration protein RuvA, whose translation MIAYLEGRLLDLTAKGCVLVTPGGVGYEVSLPSSALVLLPQKGGEAHLYTHMVVREDALDLYGFITSDERDLFRLLIGIDKLGPKKALGILSHFRPEHLRELVLREDADMLATVPGIGPKSAREIMWKLKDKVTGIKTGPTLAATPQNAPQGEYFDAVAGMKALGYTEDEARPMIKEIFEAEPDIDASSAIRVALKKIAAARS comes from the coding sequence ATGATCGCCTATCTGGAAGGACGCCTGCTTGACCTGACCGCAAAGGGCTGCGTGCTTGTGACCCCAGGCGGCGTGGGGTACGAAGTCTCGCTGCCGTCCTCGGCCCTTGTCCTGCTGCCGCAGAAGGGCGGGGAGGCGCACCTCTACACCCACATGGTCGTGCGGGAGGACGCGCTGGACCTCTACGGGTTCATCACCAGCGACGAGCGCGACCTGTTCCGTCTGCTCATCGGCATCGACAAGCTGGGGCCGAAGAAGGCCCTGGGCATCCTCTCCCACTTCCGGCCCGAACACCTGCGCGAGCTGGTGCTGCGCGAGGACGCCGACATGCTGGCCACGGTGCCCGGCATCGGCCCCAAGAGCGCGCGGGAGATCATGTGGAAGCTCAAGGACAAAGTCACCGGCATCAAGACCGGGCCGACCCTTGCCGCAACCCCGCAAAACGCGCCGCAGGGCGAGTATTTCGATGCCGTGGCGGGCATGAAGGCGCTCGGCTACACCGAGGACGAGGCCCGGCCCATGATCAAGGAGATTTTCGAGGCCGAGCCGGACATCGACGCCAGCTCGGCCATCCGCGTGGCCCTGAAAAAGATCGCGGCGGCGCGGTCCTAA
- the ruvC gene encoding crossover junction endodeoxyribonuclease RuvC, translating to MGAPLAVLGLDPGSRVTGYGVVREQSGRAELVAVGAIRTPSGGDMAERLGIIYSRVAEVIREHGPAEAAIESVFVSKNTASALKLGQARGAAMAACAVAGLPVSGYPPTLVKKSLVGAGRAEKEQVAFMVAQILGVRNPGWPLDASDALAVAICHLNERRLRKLTGTP from the coding sequence ATGGGCGCTCCCCTGGCCGTGCTCGGGCTCGACCCCGGAAGCCGGGTCACCGGTTACGGGGTCGTGCGCGAGCAGTCCGGCCGGGCCGAGCTGGTGGCCGTGGGCGCCATCCGCACGCCCTCCGGCGGGGACATGGCCGAGCGCCTGGGAATCATCTATTCCCGCGTGGCCGAGGTCATCCGCGAACACGGTCCGGCCGAGGCGGCCATCGAATCCGTCTTTGTGTCCAAGAACACGGCCTCGGCCCTGAAGCTTGGCCAGGCGCGCGGCGCGGCCATGGCCGCCTGCGCCGTGGCCGGTCTCCCGGTCTCCGGCTACCCGCCCACCCTGGTCAAAAAAAGCCTGGTGGGCGCGGGCCGGGCGGAGAAGGAGCAAGTGGCCTTCATGGTGGCGCAGATCCTGGGCGTACGGAATCCCGGCTGGCCGCTGGACGCCAGCGACGCCCTGGCCGTGGCCATCTGCCACCTGAACGAGCGCAGGCTGCGCAAGCTGACGGGGACGCCATGA
- a CDS encoding YebC/PmpR family DNA-binding transcriptional regulator, with protein sequence MSGHSKWATIKRAKAKTDAKKGQVFTKITKDIILAAKGGGDPNMNARLRAVIAKAKSANMPNDKIDQAVKKGTGELAGGEIFEMMYEGYAPGGVAILVEVATDNKNRTIAEVRHIIGKGGGNMGEPGSVAWMFDKRGVLSFDPAKYTEDQVMEVALEAGADDVVAEEGTLEVRVAPENYSAVEKAFEDAGIAVESSELTMLPKNLTPVDAATARKVMNLMENLEENEDVSNVYVTADFTDEIMEELG encoded by the coding sequence ATGTCCGGACACAGCAAATGGGCAACCATCAAGCGCGCCAAGGCCAAGACCGACGCCAAGAAAGGCCAGGTCTTCACCAAGATCACCAAGGACATCATCCTTGCGGCCAAGGGCGGCGGCGATCCGAACATGAACGCGCGGCTGCGCGCGGTCATCGCCAAGGCCAAGTCCGCCAACATGCCCAACGACAAGATCGATCAGGCCGTCAAGAAGGGCACCGGCGAGCTGGCGGGCGGCGAAATCTTCGAGATGATGTACGAGGGCTACGCTCCCGGCGGCGTGGCCATCCTGGTCGAGGTCGCCACCGACAACAAGAATCGCACCATTGCCGAGGTGCGCCACATCATCGGCAAGGGCGGCGGCAACATGGGCGAGCCCGGCAGCGTGGCCTGGATGTTCGACAAGCGCGGCGTGCTCTCCTTTGACCCGGCCAAGTACACCGAGGACCAGGTCATGGAGGTGGCTTTGGAGGCCGGAGCCGACGACGTGGTGGCCGAAGAGGGCACCCTTGAGGTGCGCGTGGCCCCGGAGAACTACTCCGCAGTGGAAAAGGCCTTCGAGGACGCGGGCATCGCCGTGGAGAGTTCCGAGCTTACCATGCTGCCCAAGAACCTTACCCCGGTGGACGCGGCAACGGCCCGCAAGGTCATGAACCTCATGGAGAACCTTGAGGAAAACGAGGACGTTTCCAACGTCTACGTCACGGCCGACTTCACCGACGAAATCATGGAAGAGCTGGGATAG
- a CDS encoding RlmE family RNA methyltransferase codes for MKQYRDHYFKRAKAEHYPARSVYKLQELDSKFGLLKPGMKVLDLGAAPGSWTLFAAKKVGERGFVLALDIQDTEQQFPANVRFLVHDAFEDSPELLALMEPLLPFDFVMSDMAPKTTGHKFTDQARSLELCERARDVAARRLKPGGFLVVKIFEGPDAKGFKESLRPLFEAVRVFKPKSSRAESKEIFMAGLGFRGGPPEDPGGAALGNGGDLK; via the coding sequence ATGAAACAATACCGCGACCATTATTTCAAGCGCGCCAAGGCGGAACACTACCCCGCGCGCAGCGTGTACAAGCTGCAGGAGCTGGACTCGAAGTTCGGGCTGCTCAAGCCCGGCATGAAGGTGCTGGACCTTGGAGCCGCGCCCGGCTCCTGGACGCTTTTCGCGGCCAAAAAGGTCGGCGAGCGCGGCTTTGTGCTTGCGCTGGACATTCAGGATACCGAGCAGCAGTTCCCGGCCAACGTGCGCTTTCTGGTGCACGACGCCTTCGAGGACTCGCCGGAGCTGCTTGCCCTTATGGAGCCGCTTCTCCCCTTCGATTTCGTCATGAGCGACATGGCCCCCAAGACCACCGGCCACAAGTTCACGGACCAGGCCCGCAGCCTGGAGCTGTGCGAGCGCGCCCGGGACGTGGCCGCCCGGCGCCTCAAGCCCGGCGGCTTTCTTGTGGTCAAGATCTTTGAAGGCCCGGACGCCAAGGGCTTCAAGGAGTCGTTGCGGCCCCTGTTCGAGGCTGTGCGGGTGTTCAAGCCCAAGAGCTCGCGCGCGGAAAGCAAGGAGATCTTCATGGCCGGCCTCGGCTTCCGCGGCGGGCCGCCCGAGGACCCCGGCGGCGCGGCGCTTGGCAACGGAGGCGATTTGAAGTAA
- a CDS encoding glycosyltransferase family protein produces MRTPSSGAQASRPSRPRVLDALGRTKTLSCAAADFQLVAPGGPDTLLLGLGPEPERLPELSPVLNTAGRVRFVECPELAAQYGESWPERIPADFGPAPPDQAPSLARGSAVLLYRPGARLFPDFWGPLLAEVSRALMPSPPAARSRLVWLPGGASDLLRLELCEAFEALGFAVRLLSAQDSPRGLLAQGECPALVFSVNFSGLDQLGETAHLLSAMGARVAVWCVDNPLHLLSGLKSRFWTRLPLFVTDDWFPPVLRGLGAQEVHHLPLAARAADLDGPMRRPAPALAHLAGRLVFAGRSAFPGKAGFFAGCALPPGTTGAWSEAQAMLARGDRPHFGWWVDRLGVERLWPGTDARRAGFCAEETGRAWRAACLNAAHAGLGGGLTVHGDEDWRNLLPANADLRPPVDYYAALPDICASAGACLNCTSPLLPHGLTQRHFDVWAWDGLLVTDATPGLALFPNELTRPVTFRAPGDIAPLLRALWSSASGADGLKAAWREELRTRHTYTHRVRSVLEAVGLG; encoded by the coding sequence ATGCGCACACCATCTTCCGGAGCACAGGCCAGCCGCCCCAGCCGACCCCGCGTGCTGGACGCCCTGGGCCGGACCAAAACGCTCTCCTGCGCGGCCGCGGACTTCCAGCTTGTCGCCCCTGGCGGCCCGGACACCCTGCTTCTTGGCCTGGGGCCGGAGCCGGAGCGCCTGCCGGAGTTGTCGCCCGTCCTGAATACTGCTGGACGCGTGCGCTTTGTGGAATGCCCGGAACTCGCCGCGCAATATGGCGAGTCCTGGCCGGAACGCATCCCGGCGGACTTTGGACCCGCGCCCCCGGACCAGGCTCCGTCCCTGGCCCGTGGTTCGGCGGTGCTGCTGTACCGCCCTGGTGCGCGCCTGTTCCCAGACTTCTGGGGGCCGCTGCTGGCCGAGGTGTCGCGCGCGCTCATGCCCTCGCCCCCTGCTGCGCGAAGCCGCCTGGTCTGGCTGCCCGGCGGCGCGTCCGACCTGCTGCGGCTGGAACTCTGCGAGGCGTTCGAGGCTTTGGGCTTTGCCGTGCGGCTGCTTTCCGCCCAGGACTCCCCCCGGGGGCTTCTTGCTCAAGGCGAATGCCCGGCTCTCGTTTTCAGCGTGAACTTCTCCGGCTTGGACCAGCTCGGCGAGACCGCGCACCTGCTCTCGGCCATGGGGGCGCGCGTGGCCGTGTGGTGCGTGGACAATCCCCTGCACCTGCTCTCCGGTCTGAAGAGCCGCTTCTGGACGCGGCTACCCCTTTTCGTCACCGACGACTGGTTCCCGCCCGTACTGCGCGGCCTGGGAGCGCAGGAGGTTCACCACCTGCCCCTGGCGGCCCGCGCGGCGGACCTGGACGGCCCCATGCGCAGGCCCGCCCCGGCCCTGGCCCACCTTGCCGGGCGGCTTGTCTTTGCTGGCCGCAGCGCCTTTCCTGGCAAGGCGGGCTTCTTCGCGGGCTGCGCGCTGCCGCCGGGCACCACGGGCGCCTGGTCCGAGGCCCAGGCCATGCTGGCGCGGGGGGACAGGCCGCACTTCGGCTGGTGGGTGGATCGTCTGGGGGTTGAACGACTCTGGCCGGGAACGGATGCCCGGCGCGCGGGCTTCTGCGCCGAGGAGACGGGCCGGGCCTGGCGCGCGGCCTGCCTAAACGCCGCGCACGCGGGCCTGGGCGGCGGGCTTACGGTCCACGGCGACGAGGACTGGCGGAACCTGCTGCCCGCCAACGCGGACCTGCGCCCGCCCGTGGACTATTACGCCGCCCTGCCGGACATCTGCGCCAGCGCAGGGGCCTGCCTGAACTGCACCAGCCCGCTTCTGCCGCACGGGCTTACCCAGCGGCACTTCGACGTGTGGGCCTGGGACGGCCTGCTCGTCACCGACGCCACGCCCGGCCTGGCGCTGTTTCCGAACGAGCTGACGCGGCCGGTCACGTTCCGCGCGCCCGGAGACATCGCGCCCCTGTTGCGCGCGCTCTGGTCTTCGGCCTCCGGAGCCGACGGGCTCAAGGCCGCGTGGCGGGAGGAGCTGAGGACGCGGCACACGTACACGCACCGTGTCCGGTCCGTGCTGGAAGCCGTGGGCCTGGGCTGA
- a CDS encoding GDSL-type esterase/lipase family protein: protein MNAMQENESRVVLAAYGDSLVAGWGLAQRDGLVPRLEAELAASGPCHVPGVRVLDFGVSGDTSLDGLERLDAVLAARPRAVLLEFGANDCYQGIPVKETRAALERMIAALLGAGAGIFLAGWRTRADMFSPCSDDPDLAGLTPIAPPEFNNGYVKRSNALHGELAAKFGLPFMPHILDPLDGQPGCFQADGVHPSAKGAAVLAGFLAPLLAPLLLSPSSK, encoded by the coding sequence ATGAACGCGATGCAGGAGAACGAATCCAGAGTGGTCCTGGCGGCCTACGGCGACAGCCTTGTGGCGGGCTGGGGCCTTGCGCAGCGCGACGGCCTTGTGCCGCGCCTGGAGGCCGAGCTTGCCGCCTCCGGCCCCTGCCATGTTCCCGGCGTGCGCGTGCTGGACTTCGGCGTGTCCGGCGACACCTCCCTGGACGGGCTGGAGCGCCTGGACGCGGTGCTGGCCGCGCGCCCCCGCGCCGTGCTGCTGGAGTTCGGGGCCAACGACTGCTACCAGGGCATTCCCGTCAAGGAGACGCGCGCCGCCCTGGAGCGGATGATCGCCGCTCTGCTGGGCGCTGGCGCGGGCATTTTTCTGGCGGGCTGGCGCACACGCGCCGACATGTTCTCGCCGTGTTCCGACGATCCGGACTTGGCGGGCCTGACGCCCATAGCCCCGCCGGAGTTCAACAACGGGTACGTCAAGCGTTCCAATGCCCTGCACGGGGAACTGGCCGCGAAGTTCGGCCTGCCGTTCATGCCGCACATACTGGATCCGTTGGACGGCCAGCCCGGCTGTTTTCAGGCCGACGGTGTGCATCCCAGCGCCAAAGGCGCGGCGGTGTTGGCCGGTTTTCTGGCCCCGCTGCTGGCCCCGCTGCTGCTGTCCCCGTCGTCGAAATAG
- a CDS encoding recombination-associated protein RdgC, with the protein MPILSASLGITRYRVVGDIPDSLWREAPERLKGGDVVFRDIDASVEERSFGWCNLDNMLDLDWAESPPEKGHYLCFSLRLDTRRIPPAVFKKHCLIALTQELAQAKAEGKAFISKDRRREIKDQVMLRLRARSLPIPAVFDVVWNTQNGRVLLLTTNSKVKAMFEEHFEKTFGLELEALTPFALAAEMLGEAAVSRLENIEPTAFV; encoded by the coding sequence GTGCCCATACTCTCCGCAAGTCTCGGCATCACCCGCTACCGCGTGGTGGGCGACATCCCCGACTCGCTCTGGCGCGAGGCCCCGGAACGGCTGAAGGGCGGCGACGTGGTGTTCCGGGACATCGACGCCAGCGTGGAGGAGCGTTCCTTCGGCTGGTGCAACCTGGACAACATGCTCGACCTGGACTGGGCCGAGTCGCCGCCGGAAAAGGGACATTACCTGTGCTTCAGCCTTCGGCTGGACACCCGGCGCATTCCGCCCGCCGTGTTCAAGAAGCATTGCCTCATCGCCCTTACCCAGGAGCTGGCCCAGGCCAAGGCCGAGGGCAAGGCCTTCATCTCCAAGGACCGCCGTCGCGAGATCAAGGACCAGGTGATGCTGCGCCTGCGCGCCCGCAGCCTGCCCATCCCGGCCGTGTTCGACGTGGTGTGGAACACGCAGAACGGCCGCGTGCTGCTGCTCACCACCAATTCCAAGGTCAAGGCCATGTTCGAGGAGCATTTCGAAAAGACCTTCGGCCTGGAGTTGGAGGCCCTGACCCCCTTCGCCCTGGCTGCGGAAATGCTCGGCGAAGCGGCGGTATCCCGTCTGGAGAACATCGAACCCACGGCCTTCGTGTAG
- a CDS encoding 4Fe-4S binding protein, with translation MRIRLSPPTLRLLAQGGFAAFLAWTCLRFLDHVRWAMGQSDMWVPKPPAVEGFLPISALMAAKRLALTGEFDPIHPAGLTIFLAIIAMSLLFRKAFCGQLCPVGLASNLLERLGGTLGVVWRPGPIARRIIAAPKYLLLAGFLYVALGMGVEDIEGFLRTPYNMVADTKMLLFFQNPNALTLGVLGVLAAASVVIPAFWCRALCPYGALLGLFSWLSPTAVTRDAGACVACGRCAKACPAGLPVDGSLRVSSPECQGCAECLNACPVAGCLTLRLAGRAIPWWTLAAGSLAVIVGASVLADALGLWQSPIPAPMVRRMHMLMLGRLPGF, from the coding sequence ATGCGCATCCGCCTCAGCCCGCCGACCCTGCGCCTGCTGGCCCAGGGAGGCTTCGCCGCGTTCCTCGCCTGGACCTGCCTGCGGTTTCTGGACCATGTGCGCTGGGCCATGGGCCAAAGCGACATGTGGGTTCCCAAACCGCCCGCGGTGGAAGGCTTTCTGCCCATCAGCGCGCTGATGGCGGCCAAGCGCCTGGCCCTCACCGGGGAATTCGACCCCATCCACCCGGCCGGGCTGACCATTTTTTTGGCCATCATCGCCATGAGCCTGCTCTTCCGCAAGGCCTTCTGCGGGCAGCTCTGCCCGGTGGGCCTCGCCTCCAACCTGCTGGAGCGCCTGGGCGGCACGCTCGGCGTCGTCTGGCGGCCCGGCCCGATCGCACGCAGAATCATCGCCGCGCCCAAATACTTGCTGCTGGCGGGGTTCCTCTACGTCGCCCTGGGCATGGGCGTGGAGGACATCGAAGGCTTCCTGCGCACGCCCTACAACATGGTTGCCGACACCAAGATGCTGCTTTTCTTCCAGAATCCGAACGCGCTGACGCTGGGCGTGCTGGGCGTGCTTGCGGCGGCGTCCGTGGTGATTCCGGCCTTCTGGTGCCGGGCGCTGTGCCCCTATGGCGCGCTTTTGGGCCTGTTCTCCTGGCTTTCGCCCACGGCGGTGACGCGCGACGCCGGGGCGTGCGTAGCCTGCGGGCGCTGCGCCAAAGCCTGCCCGGCCGGATTGCCGGTGGACGGCTCCTTGCGCGTTTCCTCGCCGGAGTGCCAGGGCTGCGCGGAGTGCCTGAACGCCTGCCCGGTTGCGGGCTGCCTGACCCTGCGCCTTGCCGGACGCGCGATTCCCTGGTGGACGCTGGCGGCCGGAAGTCTGGCCGTCATTGTCGGGGCATCCGTGCTGGCCGATGCTCTGGGCCTTTGGCAGTCCCCCATCCCCGCACCCATGGTGCGGCGTATGCACATGCTGATGCTGGGCAGACTTCCGGGGTTCTAA
- a CDS encoding class I SAM-dependent rRNA methyltransferase: MSAAPASNAVAMRTLALRKGEDRRLAAGHLWIFSNEIDVAKTPLTGFAPGECARVESPQGRPLGCAYVNPAALIAGRVYCQDATRPLDGELVRARLGQALALREALFDAPFYRLAFGEADMLPGLVVDRFGPVLAVQIGTAGMERLRGEIVDALTELVEPTGILFKNDLPGRELEGLARTVEVAAGTVPDEAEIEENGCRFVFPLAGGQKTGWFYDMRAARAMAAGLSRGRAVLDVFSYAGGLGVACARAGAESALCLDASGQALEHAARSAALSGVADHVETLAADAFAGLKELRAAGRRFGLVSVDPPAFVKRRKDLDKGLAAYRTANRLALELVEDGGFLLACSCSQHVGRDDLRKVLAGAARDAGVRLALVRQCHQDADHPIHPAMPETEYLKGFLCRVIRPGRGL; the protein is encoded by the coding sequence GTGAGCGCCGCGCCCGCCTCGAATGCCGTGGCCATGCGCACCCTGGCCCTGCGCAAGGGCGAGGACCGCCGCCTGGCCGCCGGGCACCTGTGGATCTTCAGCAACGAGATCGACGTCGCGAAGACGCCGCTCACCGGCTTTGCACCGGGAGAGTGCGCCCGCGTTGAGTCGCCCCAGGGCCGCCCCCTTGGCTGCGCCTATGTGAATCCGGCCGCGCTCATCGCCGGGCGCGTGTACTGCCAGGACGCCACGCGCCCCCTGGACGGCGAACTTGTGCGGGCGCGGTTGGGCCAGGCCCTGGCCCTGCGCGAGGCGCTTTTCGACGCCCCCTTCTACCGCCTGGCCTTCGGCGAGGCCGACATGCTGCCCGGCCTTGTGGTGGACCGTTTCGGCCCGGTGCTGGCCGTGCAGATCGGCACGGCGGGCATGGAGCGCCTGCGCGGCGAGATCGTGGATGCGTTGACGGAGCTTGTGGAGCCGACGGGCATCCTGTTCAAGAACGACCTGCCCGGCCGCGAGCTGGAGGGGTTGGCGCGCACGGTGGAGGTGGCCGCCGGGACAGTGCCCGACGAGGCGGAAATCGAGGAGAACGGCTGCCGCTTTGTGTTCCCCCTGGCGGGTGGGCAGAAGACCGGCTGGTTCTACGACATGCGTGCAGCCAGGGCCATGGCGGCGGGGCTTTCGCGCGGGCGCGCCGTGCTCGACGTGTTCTCCTACGCCGGAGGCCTGGGCGTGGCCTGCGCGCGCGCCGGGGCCGAGAGCGCCCTGTGCCTGGACGCCTCGGGCCAGGCGCTGGAGCACGCGGCGAGGAGCGCCGCCCTTTCCGGTGTGGCCGACCATGTGGAGACCTTGGCGGCCGACGCCTTTGCGGGCTTGAAGGAACTGCGCGCCGCAGGACGCCGTTTCGGGCTGGTGAGCGTGGACCCTCCGGCCTTTGTCAAGCGCCGGAAGGATCTGGACAAGGGACTGGCCGCCTATCGCACGGCCAATCGACTGGCGCTTGAACTGGTGGAGGACGGCGGGTTTCTGCTCGCCTGCTCCTGTTCGCAGCACGTGGGGCGCGACGACCTGCGCAAGGTCCTTGCCGGGGCCGCGCGCGACGCCGGGGTGCGCCTGGCCCTTGTGCGCCAGTGCCACCAGGACGCGGACCACCCCATCCATCCGGCAATGCCGGAGACTGAATACCTCAAGGGCTTCCTGTGTCGGGTCATCCGCCCGGGCAGGGGGCTGTAG